The genomic window CCGAGGGCTCATACTCAACAAACGCATCAGACTGCAAAAGGCGCATAAGAGAGCTCAAACAGCTTATCATGACGCTGCACGAGCACGGCATAGGCGTTATAATGGACGTTGTGTACAACCACACATACTTTACCGAGGAATCGGCCTTCCACAAGTCTTTCCCCTACTACTACCACAGGCTGACACACGACGGCAAGTTCTCAAACGGCTCGGGCTGCGGCAATGAGACAGCCTCGAACCACGCTATGATGCGCAAGTTTATGATAGATTCCCTTAAGTTCTGGGCGACCGAGTATAAGCTCGACGGCTTCCGCTTTGACCTTATGGGGCTTCACGATATCGAGACTGTCAACATCATAAGAGACGAGCTAAACAAGATATCCCCCCAGATCCTCATGTACGGCGAGGGCTGGACAGGCGGTGAATCACCCATGCCGTCAGACAAGCTGGCCTACAAGTGGAATTCCTACCAGTTCGGCAGAGTGGGGCTCTTTAACGACAACCTAAGAGACTCGATAAAGGGCGGCACCTTCAACCAGTACGACAAGGGCTATGTTTCGGGTAACTTCAATGCCACAGGCGTTTTAAAGCGTGGCATAGTAGGCTCTGTGCCCCACTGGCAGCTAAAGGACGTAAACGAAGCGTGCTGGGCTTTTGAGCCGACGCAGGCGATAAACTACTGCGAAGCGCACGACAACAACACCCTATGGGACAAGCTGTGCATCTGCTCAAAGCACGAGAGCCCGGTAGAGCGCAGAAAAATGGCAAAGCTCGCAGCGGCTATCACGATACTCTCGCAGGGCGTGCCTTTTATACAGCTCGGGCAGGATTTTCTCAGGAGCAAGCCGAGGATACTTGCCGAGGGCGAGCAGGCAAACGACATAAACATCTACGACCACAACTCATACAACTCCCCCGACTTCACCAACGCCATTCGCTGGAACAAGAAGGAGGAGAACATAGACGTATTCAACTACTACAAGGCGCTCATCAGGTGCAGGCGCAACAACCCGCTTTTCCGCCTCAGCGTAAAGGGCGATGTTGAGAGATACCTGAGATTTTACGACTCAGGCTACAACGACCTTATCATCTACTCGCTGCGTGACGACAACGACGAGCTGATAGTTTACATCAACCCCTACAACGAGGACAAGTATTTTGACATACCCTACGGGCAGTATTACATACGCCTCAATGAGAACGGCAAGATGAACAAGTTCCCGATAAATCAGAAGCTGAGGATACCGGCTATCAGCTGCATAGTCATCAAAAAGCTCAAACAGCACCCGTATATCAGGCACTGAGCGAGGAGGAGATATCATGCGCTGCTATAAGTGTGCAACTGAATATGATGACAGCCTGAGTGCCTGCCCCAATTGCGGTGCGGCAGCGGCTGTGCCTGTTATACCCGATATATCTGCCGGAAAGCCTTCGGGCAGGGCAGCATCGCCTGTTAAAGAGCCAAAGGCCGTATCTCCCGTGATATCGCAGCAGGCCGTATCTCCTGTCATAGAGCAGCAGCCGGAAGCGGCAGAAGAAACGCTCGCTGCAAGTCTTAAAAAGGCAAAGATGATAATAGCAGTGCTCTCGGCAGCACTTATCATAATGACGGCAGCCGTCGTGATGCTGCTTATCGACCGCAGCAGCATCAAGGCAGAGAGCAATCCGGAAAAGCACCGCAACAGCAGCGTGTCTCTGTCCGATTCAAGTGCATACAAGCCCGGGCACACGACCAAGGGCTCATATGAAAAGTCAAACATCGCTGCACATATGGTCTTCGCCGCAGCGAACCAGTACGCCACAGAGCGTGAGATGGCAGGCGACCCGATACCCTACGGCGTAGTGTTCTCAAGTGCAGACATAGGCGTTACGAGCCCGAACATAATCGATGAATACGGCACTGTCGAGAACCTGACCAACACCATTCGTGACAGCTTAGGCTACGAATACGGCAACTACGAGTGGGTCGTGACCTTCAACGGCGGTGTGCCGGTAGCTGTATACGCAGCCCCTGATATGTATTCCCTGAACATCGGCTCATACCCGACTGAGGCCTACAGTCAGAGCCTTATTTCCATGTCCGACGGCAAGGGCACAGTCTCCTACGAGTATGTTGACGAATACAAGTCGGCAAACGACATATACGGAAGCTGAGAGCGCCTGCTTTTAGCAGGCTAAAAGAATAAAGAATAAAGAAAAAAGAATAAATAATAATAGAGGTATCGCCTTCGGCGATGATTTAAAATGTCATCGGTCGGGCGATACCTTTTTTATCCTGCTGTGGGCTTTTACTTACTTATGCTTGATTTTTTATTGCATATATGCTATAATTTATTATGCAAGCATCGAAAATTTTATGCAATTGACATATGGGAGGTAAGGATAATGGTTGATGTTGTTATCATCGGCGCAGGGGCTGTCGGGTGTGCGGCGGCTATGGAGCTTTCAAGATACAGGCTCTCGGTGTGCGTTGTTGACAAGGAAAGCGATGTCTGCGAGGGCACTACCAAGGCAAATTCCGCAATAGTCCATGCAGGCTTTGATGCAAAGCCCGGCACTCTTAAGGCAAAACTCAACGTGCGTGGCAGCGAGATGATGGAGGAGCTGTCGAAGAAGCTGCAGTTTGCCTACATCAGAAATCAGGCAATGGTGCTCTGCTTTGACAAGAATGACCTGGGCGCTTTAGAGGAGCTAAAGGCCAAGGGCGAGAAAAACGGTGTCAGGGAGCTTAGCATAATAACAGGCGACGAGGCAAGAGCATTAGAGCCTAACCTTACTGACGAGGTGCAGGGCGCTCTGCTTGCAAAGACCTCGGCCATAGTCTGCCCGTTTGAGATGACGATAGCCTTTGCGGAGAATGCTTTGGCAAACGGTGTGGAGTTCAAGCTCTCGACCGCTGTCACCGGGATAGAGAAGACAGCGGAGGGTTTTGATATACAGACCACAAGGGGCAGCATTGAGGCAAAGACCGTGATAAATGCAGCAGGCGTATATGCTGACAGGATACACGGCATGGTGTGCAAGACACCGCTTAAGATAATACCAAGAAAGGGCGAATATATGCTCATGGACAAGGAGAATGTGCCTACCGTGAGCCGGACTATATTCCAGCTGCCGACGAAAATGGGCAAGGGCATACTCGTGACCCCGACAGTTCACGGAAATCTCCTTGCAGGGCCGACGGCGCAGGACATTGACGACAAGGAAAACACCGCCACCACAGGCGAAGGCCTTGCAGAGGTAAGGGCAAAGGGCTCATTATCTGTCAAGAACGTGCCGTGGGGCAAGGTGATAACGAGCTTTACCGGGCTTCGTGCAGTCGGCGAGAGCGGAGATTTTATGATCGGTGAGAGCGACACCGAGGGCTTTTTTGATGCAGCAGGCATTGAATCCCCGGGGCTTACAAGTGCGCCTGCTATCGGTGAATACCTCTGCGAGCTGATAGCAAAGAGGATACCGCTTGAGCGGAAAGAGAGCTTTATCGACACAAGGCAGGGGCTTATACACTTTGCCCAGCTTGACGACAAGGCAAGAGATGAGCTTATAAAGAAAGACCCTGCATACGGCAAAATAGTCTGCCGCTGCTGCACAGTCACCGAGGGCGAGATAAGAGATGCTATCGACCGTCCGCTCGGGGCGACGACGCTTGACGGCGTAAAAAGGCGCACAGGTGCAGGCATGGGCAGGTGTCAGGGAGGCTTCTGCTCGCCGACAAGCATGGCGCTTATTGCCGAAAAGCTCGGCATAAAGATAGAAGCTGTCAGGAAAAACGGCGTTTACGAAAGCGAGGTGCGCTGATATGAAGACGCAGTACAACATCATTATCATAGGCGGCGGCCCTGCCGGAATGGCAGCAGCTATAGGCGCTAAGGAAGCAGGAGAAGATGACATACTTATCCTTGAACGTGACAGCGTGCTCGGCGGCATACTAAATCAGTGCATACACAACGGCTTCGGCCTGCACACCTTCAACGAGGAGCTGACAGGCCCCGAATACGCCGAGAGGTTCGCAGTAAAGGTAAGTGAGCTTGGCATACCGTATGAGCTCAACACAATGGTGCTCGGTGTATCAGCGCTTGATGACGGCAGCAAGGCTGTATCGCTCATAAGCCCGACAAGGGGCGCTGTGACGCTCACAGCAAAGGCCGTGATACTCGCTATGGGCTGTCGTGAAAGGCCGAGGGGTGCATTAAACATACCCGGTTTCCGTCCGCAGGGGGTATACACCGCAGGCACGGCGCAGAAGCTCGTAAACTTAGAGGGCGCTCATGTCGGCAAGGAGGTAGTTATCTTAGGCTCGGGCGACATAGGGCTCATCATGGCAAGGCGCATGACATTGGAGGGGGCGCACGTTGCGGCCGTGGCAGAGCTTATGCCCTATTCGAGCGGCCTTAAGCGAAACATCGTACAGTGTCTTGATGACTACGGCATACCGCTGCTTTTAAGCCACACGGTAGTTGACATAAAGGGCAAGGAAAAGCTCGAAGGCGTATACATCGCCGAGGTAGACGAAAAGCGTGCGCCGATTCCCGGCAGCGAGGTATACTACCCCTGCGACACGCTGCTGCTTTCCTGCGGTCTGCTGCCAGAAAACGAGCTTTCTTTAGCCGCAGGCGTTGAGATAGACCCGAGGACGAACGGCGCATATGTAAACGACAGCCTGGAAACGAACATCGAGGGCATATTCTCCTGCGGAAACGTGCTGCACGTTCACGACCTTGTTGACTTTGTATCAGAGGAGAGCCGGCGTGCCGGAGAGAATGCCGCACGCTGCATCAGAGAAGGCCGCAAGGACTCAGCAAATGAGGTCAGCGTGACTGTCGGAAACGGTGTGAGATACACTGTTCCCTCAAAGATAAACATATCCTCGCTGCCCGAGCAGACGCACATCAGGTTCAGGGTGACGGGAGTCTACAAGAATGTGAGCATAGTGATAAAGTCCGGCGAGACAGAGCTTCTGCGCCGCAAGA from Ruminococcus sp. NK3A76 includes these protein-coding regions:
- a CDS encoding NAD(P)/FAD-dependent oxidoreductase; its protein translation is MVDVVIIGAGAVGCAAAMELSRYRLSVCVVDKESDVCEGTTKANSAIVHAGFDAKPGTLKAKLNVRGSEMMEELSKKLQFAYIRNQAMVLCFDKNDLGALEELKAKGEKNGVRELSIITGDEARALEPNLTDEVQGALLAKTSAIVCPFEMTIAFAENALANGVEFKLSTAVTGIEKTAEGFDIQTTRGSIEAKTVINAAGVYADRIHGMVCKTPLKIIPRKGEYMLMDKENVPTVSRTIFQLPTKMGKGILVTPTVHGNLLAGPTAQDIDDKENTATTGEGLAEVRAKGSLSVKNVPWGKVITSFTGLRAVGESGDFMIGESDTEGFFDAAGIESPGLTSAPAIGEYLCELIAKRIPLERKESFIDTRQGLIHFAQLDDKARDELIKKDPAYGKIVCRCCTVTEGEIRDAIDRPLGATTLDGVKRRTGAGMGRCQGGFCSPTSMALIAEKLGIKIEAVRKNGVYESEVR
- a CDS encoding FAD-dependent oxidoreductase; the encoded protein is MKTQYNIIIIGGGPAGMAAAIGAKEAGEDDILILERDSVLGGILNQCIHNGFGLHTFNEELTGPEYAERFAVKVSELGIPYELNTMVLGVSALDDGSKAVSLISPTRGAVTLTAKAVILAMGCRERPRGALNIPGFRPQGVYTAGTAQKLVNLEGAHVGKEVVILGSGDIGLIMARRMTLEGAHVAAVAELMPYSSGLKRNIVQCLDDYGIPLLLSHTVVDIKGKEKLEGVYIAEVDEKRAPIPGSEVYYPCDTLLLSCGLLPENELSLAAGVEIDPRTNGAYVNDSLETNIEGIFSCGNVLHVHDLVDFVSEESRRAGENAARCIREGRKDSANEVSVTVGNGVRYTVPSKINISSLPEQTHIRFRVTGVYKNVSIVIKSGETELLRRKSMILVPSEMLDIILKREKLENVSEEINVYLEEVGS
- the pulA gene encoding type I pullulanase, which gives rise to MIKITDYEKFDRENAYDGDDLGVTFRDGKTVFKTWSPLATGVYLNLYLDGEGDNLIETLPLERLDRGVWYIEFWREMDGVFYTYSYEFDHMKRVETIDIYAKAGGVNGNRGAVIDLRSTDPAGWERTGRVECPSACDAIIYECHVRDFSADESSGVSDWERGRFLAFTKSGTKCGNVSTCLDHLIELGITHVQLLPIFDYATVDERIPFSSQYNWGYDPKNYNFPEGSYSTNASDCKRRIRELKQLIMTLHEHGIGVIMDVVYNHTYFTEESAFHKSFPYYYHRLTHDGKFSNGSGCGNETASNHAMMRKFMIDSLKFWATEYKLDGFRFDLMGLHDIETVNIIRDELNKISPQILMYGEGWTGGESPMPSDKLAYKWNSYQFGRVGLFNDNLRDSIKGGTFNQYDKGYVSGNFNATGVLKRGIVGSVPHWQLKDVNEACWAFEPTQAINYCEAHDNNTLWDKLCICSKHESPVERRKMAKLAAAITILSQGVPFIQLGQDFLRSKPRILAEGEQANDINIYDHNSYNSPDFTNAIRWNKKEENIDVFNYYKALIRCRRNNPLFRLSVKGDVERYLRFYDSGYNDLIIYSLRDDNDELIVYINPYNEDKYFDIPYGQYYIRLNENGKMNKFPINQKLRIPAISCIVIKKLKQHPYIRH